In one Gemmatimonadales bacterium genomic region, the following are encoded:
- a CDS encoding YkgJ family cysteine cluster protein, protein MTYSALLATIDRWFADGVERAGPGVVLCRRGCSACCHGPFDISPADAELVANAVRGLEPRLQRELQRRAGEHVAHYRARVDWDAPWDVDALGDEAFDALAEDLEPLPCPALGDDGACRIYDGRPATCRMIGLPIVAASGDVIPNPCPIINTSPRYAALEPVPFDLEAFETAADRCDAEASSRGWVSTTVAGAIMRTPTSEEAVP, encoded by the coding sequence GTGACGTACAGCGCACTCCTCGCGACAATTGATCGGTGGTTTGCGGACGGCGTGGAGCGTGCCGGACCCGGCGTCGTTCTATGCCGCCGTGGCTGCTCGGCCTGCTGCCATGGACCGTTTGATATCTCCCCTGCTGATGCGGAGCTGGTAGCGAATGCGGTCCGCGGGCTTGAACCGCGGCTACAACGCGAACTGCAGCGTCGAGCCGGCGAACACGTCGCACACTATCGCGCGCGGGTCGACTGGGACGCCCCGTGGGACGTCGATGCGCTCGGCGACGAAGCGTTCGACGCTCTCGCCGAAGATCTCGAACCACTTCCCTGCCCGGCGCTCGGCGATGATGGCGCCTGCCGGATCTATGACGGTCGCCCGGCCACCTGCAGGATGATCGGCCTGCCGATCGTTGCGGCCAGCGGCGACGTCATTCCGAATCCCTGCCCGATCATCAACACCTCGCCGCGATATGCGGCGCTCGAGCCGGTCCCGTTCGATCTCGAAGCGTTCGAGACCGCCGCCGACCGCTGCGACGCCGAGGCCTCCTCCCGCGGGTGGGTCTCCACGACGGTTGCCGGCGCGATCATGCGGACGCCGACAAGCGAAGAGGCGGTCCCGTAG
- a CDS encoding DUF423 domain-containing protein: MTSRLAATVGATFGALAVMLGAFGAHALRARLSPGDLEIFETGVRYQMYHAFALFAAAWLISRQAPSAAMAAWAFIGGVIVFSGSLYLLVATGHRWLGAITPIGGLAFIAGWILLGMAAMKLPE, encoded by the coding sequence ATGACGAGCCGCCTCGCCGCCACCGTCGGTGCCACCTTCGGCGCGCTCGCCGTGATGCTCGGCGCGTTCGGCGCACATGCGCTCCGCGCCAGACTCTCCCCCGGCGACCTCGAGATCTTCGAGACAGGGGTGCGATATCAGATGTACCACGCCTTCGCGCTCTTTGCCGCGGCGTGGCTCATCTCTCGCCAGGCACCCTCCGCCGCCATGGCCGCCTGGGCATTCATCGGCGGCGTGATCGTCTTTTCCGGCTCGCTCTACCTCCTTGTTGCCACCGGGCACCGCTGGCTCGGCGCGATCACGCCGATAGGCGGTCTCGCCTTCATCGCCGGCTGGATACTCCTCGGCATGGCGGCAATGAAGCTCCCCGAGTGA
- a CDS encoding enoyl-[acyl-carrier-protein] reductase: MLSIDLSNRRAFVAGVADDGGFGFAIAKALAEAGATVCVGTWPPAMGIFENLLERGKIAASLELRRGGTMTFERIYPLDAAYDTLADAPAEIRENKRYRERGDFSIAGVAAALRADFGEQPLDIVVHSLANGPEVKKPLLETSRPGYLAAVSVSAYSHLAMIRDFAPLMRPDGSFLSLTYMASERAVPGYGGGMSSAKAALESDTRTLAFEAGRRWGVRVNTISAGPYASRAASAIGIIERMVEYCRSNSPLQRDLEAADVGHTAAFLSSPLAAGITGTTIYVDNGYHAMGMATDLVQPAAS; this comes from the coding sequence ATGCTTTCCATCGATCTATCGAATCGGCGCGCCTTCGTCGCGGGCGTGGCCGACGACGGCGGATTCGGCTTCGCGATCGCGAAGGCGCTTGCCGAAGCCGGTGCCACGGTCTGCGTCGGCACCTGGCCCCCAGCCATGGGGATTTTCGAGAACCTGCTCGAACGCGGCAAGATCGCCGCCTCCCTCGAGCTGCGCCGCGGCGGAACAATGACCTTCGAGCGGATCTATCCGCTCGATGCGGCATATGATACGCTCGCTGACGCGCCGGCGGAGATCCGCGAGAACAAGCGATACCGCGAGCGCGGTGACTTCTCGATCGCCGGCGTCGCGGCAGCGCTTCGTGCCGATTTCGGCGAGCAACCGCTTGACATCGTCGTGCACTCGCTCGCCAACGGCCCCGAAGTGAAGAAGCCGCTGCTCGAAACCTCACGTCCGGGATATCTGGCCGCGGTCAGTGTCTCCGCCTACAGCCATCTCGCGATGATTCGCGATTTCGCTCCGCTGATGCGACCGGACGGCTCGTTCCTCTCGCTCACGTACATGGCGAGCGAGCGCGCCGTTCCCGGCTACGGCGGCGGGATGTCATCGGCAAAGGCGGCGCTCGAGTCCGACACGCGCACGCTGGCATTCGAGGCTGGTCGGCGCTGGGGCGTTCGCGTCAACACCATTTCCGCCGGGCCGTATGCATCGCGTGCCGCGTCGGCGATCGGCATCATCGAACGGATGGTCGAGTACTGCCGCAGCAATTCGCCGCTGCAGCGCGACCTCGAAGCGGCCGACGTCGGCCACACCGCCGCCTTTCTCTCTTCGCCGCTTGCGGCCGGGATCACCGGTACCACGATCTACGTCGACAACGGCTACCACGCGATGGGCATGGCGACCGACCTGGTCCAGCCGGCAGCCTCATGA
- a CDS encoding FtsX-like permease family protein translates to MTGAAFALRLAWREAHAARRRLVLLTGSVIAGVGALVAVNSFTRNLTVAVAQQAQDLLGADLSVAGRIPADSNAVATRLIDSLRRTGGQAVQVARSVNFAAMAYRPGAGAGRLVQVRTVDPGWPYYGEITTAPSGAWSGLQRGGIIVDPSLLTALDVHLGDTVALGASRFPVIATATNVPGDIGLQMAFGARVFISTSALPATKLIAFGSRADYETFLKLPATISPQQVATSNAPSMRRAQFSLHTVAEDRDNLTRGLIRLGNYLGLVALAALLLGGLGVASAVHVFIRRQLDSIAVLRCLGATSGQILAAYLLQALGMAFVGSLIGAVVGVGLQQLMPYVVRDFLPVGVHVVPSPHAIVVGIASGLWTAAVFALVPLLAVRSVAPLVTLRRNVDPVAGRWDVARIGAAVIVAASVVALATIQVGSLRHAAAFAAGCAVAIAALWVVSLAVIAVARRGTPLIRRYLVRQGLANLHRPANQTVTVVLSLGFGAFILTTLFAAQQNLLHAVQIDDVGGHADLVLIDIQNEQRSIIDSILHADHLTFTPYVPIIPMRIRELNGVTVTTLAARDSTRNAVGRDGNAREPSAWAYRREFRSTYRADRTSSERITTGRWFDTSSGDGRTAAHPVEISVESDLAHELGVGLGSSIAWDVQGIPVYSRITSLRAVNWARFEPNFFVVFAPGALERAPQSWVTLVHAADPLVRGQVQRVVAEHAANVTAVDIGQMEQAVESIIDRVILAIRFMALFSLITGTIVLIGAIATSRWQRLREATLLRTLGATRPQVLVILCVEYAALGLSAALVAVLLAGGAGWALSKWVFDTHFILPIGSMAALAVLLVVLTTAIGLGSSAEALRRPPLEVLRAE, encoded by the coding sequence GTGACCGGAGCGGCATTCGCTCTTCGTCTGGCCTGGCGCGAAGCCCATGCGGCGCGGCGCCGGCTTGTCCTCCTCACGGGCTCGGTCATTGCCGGGGTCGGCGCACTCGTCGCCGTCAACTCCTTCACGCGAAACCTCACCGTTGCCGTCGCCCAGCAGGCCCAGGACCTTCTCGGCGCCGACCTGTCCGTTGCCGGCCGCATACCGGCCGACAGCAACGCCGTCGCGACCCGTCTGATCGATTCACTTCGGCGCACCGGTGGCCAGGCCGTTCAGGTCGCGCGTTCGGTGAACTTTGCAGCGATGGCGTATCGTCCCGGTGCGGGAGCGGGCCGACTGGTTCAGGTCCGCACCGTCGACCCCGGCTGGCCCTATTATGGCGAGATCACGACTGCGCCATCCGGCGCCTGGTCCGGGTTGCAACGCGGCGGGATCATCGTCGATCCCTCGCTGCTGACCGCGCTTGACGTACACCTCGGCGATACCGTTGCACTCGGCGCCTCCCGATTCCCGGTGATTGCGACCGCGACAAATGTCCCCGGTGACATCGGACTGCAGATGGCGTTCGGCGCGCGCGTGTTCATCTCGACAAGCGCACTCCCCGCGACCAAGCTGATCGCTTTCGGCTCGCGAGCGGATTACGAGACGTTTCTGAAGCTTCCGGCCACGATCAGTCCGCAGCAGGTCGCGACGTCCAACGCGCCGTCGATGCGTCGTGCACAGTTCTCCCTGCACACCGTTGCGGAAGATCGCGACAACCTCACCCGCGGATTGATCCGGCTCGGCAATTATCTCGGTCTCGTGGCGCTCGCCGCGCTGCTCCTCGGTGGTCTCGGTGTCGCCAGCGCGGTCCATGTCTTCATCCGCCGGCAGCTCGACAGCATCGCGGTGCTTCGGTGTCTCGGCGCCACCTCGGGGCAGATCCTCGCTGCATATCTGCTGCAGGCACTCGGCATGGCGTTCGTCGGATCGCTGATCGGTGCGGTTGTGGGAGTCGGCTTGCAGCAGCTGATGCCATACGTCGTGCGCGACTTTCTCCCGGTCGGCGTGCACGTGGTGCCGTCGCCGCACGCCATCGTGGTGGGGATCGCGAGCGGCCTCTGGACCGCGGCCGTCTTTGCACTCGTTCCGCTCCTGGCAGTCCGCTCGGTCGCACCGCTGGTGACGTTGCGACGCAACGTCGATCCGGTCGCGGGCCGGTGGGATGTTGCGCGGATCGGCGCGGCGGTGATCGTCGCCGCGAGCGTGGTGGCGCTCGCGACGATCCAGGTCGGCTCGCTTCGCCATGCGGCCGCCTTTGCGGCCGGTTGCGCCGTTGCCATCGCCGCTCTCTGGGTCGTCTCGCTCGCCGTGATCGCGGTCGCACGTCGCGGCACACCGCTCATCCGGCGCTACCTCGTTCGGCAAGGCCTCGCCAATCTTCACCGCCCCGCGAATCAGACGGTGACGGTCGTACTCTCCCTCGGGTTCGGGGCCTTCATCCTCACCACGCTCTTCGCCGCACAGCAGAACCTGTTGCATGCGGTGCAGATCGATGACGTCGGCGGCCACGCCGACCTGGTGTTGATCGACATCCAGAACGAACAGCGATCGATCATCGATTCGATTCTGCACGCCGACCATCTGACGTTCACGCCGTACGTTCCGATCATTCCGATGCGGATTCGCGAATTGAACGGCGTCACCGTGACGACCCTCGCGGCTCGGGACAGTACCCGGAATGCTGTTGGCCGTGACGGCAATGCTCGTGAACCGTCCGCCTGGGCGTATCGTCGCGAGTTCCGTTCGACCTATCGTGCCGACCGCACATCCAGTGAGCGAATCACCACCGGGCGCTGGTTCGACACATCATCGGGCGATGGACGAACAGCGGCACACCCCGTGGAGATCTCGGTCGAGAGCGATCTCGCTCATGAGTTGGGCGTCGGACTCGGCAGCAGCATCGCGTGGGATGTACAGGGCATCCCCGTCTACAGTCGCATCACCTCGCTGCGCGCCGTCAACTGGGCGCGCTTCGAGCCCAACTTTTTCGTCGTCTTTGCGCCCGGTGCGCTCGAGCGTGCGCCGCAATCGTGGGTGACCCTCGTGCACGCCGCCGACCCGCTGGTGCGCGGTCAGGTGCAACGCGTCGTGGCCGAGCACGCTGCCAACGTGACCGCAGTCGACATCGGCCAGATGGAGCAGGCTGTCGAGTCGATCATCGATCGCGTGATCCTGGCGATCAGATTCATGGCGCTTTTCTCCCTGATCACGGGAACGATCGTGTTGATCGGTGCGATCGCCACGAGCCGCTGGCAGCGGCTTCGCGAAGCGACCCTCCTTCGAACGCTCGGTGCCACCCGTCCGCAGGTTCTGGTCATCCTGTGCGTGGAATACGCGGCGCTCGGGTTGAGCGCCGCATTGGTCGCCGTTCTCCTCGCCGGCGGCGCGGGCTGGGCGCTGTCGAAGTGGGTCTTCGACACACATTTCATCCTGCCGATTGGTTCAATGGCGGCGCTCGCTGTATTGCTCGTTGTACTGACGACCGCGATCGGTCTTGGCAGTTCAGCGGAAGCGCTCCGCCGTCCGCCCCTCGAGGTACTCCGCGCCGAGTAG
- a CDS encoding ABC transporter ATP-binding protein, which translates to MLKDITFALEAGGFLAITGASGSGKTTLLGLLAGLDRPTAGRVIVDGVDIGDLDEDDRARFRRGRIGFVFQSFQLIPTLTARENIQVPLELAGADDAGIRADELLDRVHLGDRASHYPAQLSGGEQQRVAVARAFSNRPPILFADEPTGNLDAENGANVVDIMTALNAEYGTTLVLVTHDHDLASRARRIIRLANGSIVGDSGA; encoded by the coding sequence GTGCTCAAGGATATCACCTTCGCACTCGAGGCCGGCGGCTTTCTCGCGATCACCGGTGCATCGGGAAGTGGCAAGACAACACTGCTCGGCCTCCTTGCCGGCCTCGACCGGCCGACCGCCGGACGGGTCATCGTCGATGGCGTCGATATCGGTGACCTCGACGAGGACGATCGCGCCCGCTTCCGTCGCGGGCGAATCGGGTTCGTGTTCCAGTCGTTTCAGTTGATCCCGACATTGACTGCGCGCGAGAACATCCAGGTCCCGCTCGAACTCGCCGGCGCCGACGACGCGGGGATCCGGGCCGACGAACTCCTGGATCGCGTCCACCTCGGCGACCGCGCCAGCCACTACCCGGCCCAGCTCTCCGGGGGCGAGCAGCAGCGCGTTGCCGTGGCGCGCGCCTTCAGCAACCGGCCGCCCATTCTCTTCGCCGATGAGCCGACAGGGAACCTCGACGCCGAAAACGGCGCGAATGTCGTCGACATCATGACCGCGTTGAACGCCGAGTATGGTACGACACTCGTGTTGGTGACGCACGACCACGACCTTGCCTCCCGCGCGCGGCGGATCATCCGGCTGGCGAACGGATCGATCGTCGGAGATAGTGGCGCGTGA
- a CDS encoding arylesterase, translating to MRWSTRGKYLKIVMTACTLAGCGARSRPVATAAKNSGEALSPATPSVLLIGTSLTAGYGLDPHDAWATRIQEKVDSARLGFRVINAGVSGESSADALHRIDWLLSQGAPAVVIVETGANDALRGAPVDSIRTNLDSTLSRLDQRQPRPVIIVAGMEALPNLGRQYGEAFRGIFPAEARAHHDRYLPFLLDGVAGIPALNQGDGIHPNATGSRRVAENVWQLLEPILDSLHRMRHDSL from the coding sequence GTGCGATGGTCGACACGAGGGAAATACCTGAAGATCGTGATGACGGCGTGCACTCTCGCCGGGTGCGGTGCGCGCTCTCGCCCTGTTGCCACGGCGGCGAAGAATAGTGGCGAAGCGCTCAGTCCCGCGACACCGTCGGTGCTCCTCATCGGTACATCGCTGACGGCCGGGTATGGACTCGACCCGCACGATGCCTGGGCGACACGGATCCAGGAGAAGGTTGATTCGGCCAGGCTCGGATTCCGGGTCATCAACGCCGGCGTGAGCGGTGAATCGTCCGCCGATGCGTTGCACCGGATTGATTGGCTCCTGTCGCAGGGCGCGCCGGCGGTCGTGATCGTCGAAACCGGCGCGAACGACGCACTGCGCGGCGCTCCGGTCGATTCGATCCGCACCAACCTCGATTCGACTCTCTCGCGCCTCGATCAGCGTCAGCCGCGACCGGTCATCATCGTGGCCGGGATGGAGGCGCTGCCCAACCTTGGCCGGCAATACGGCGAGGCGTTCCGGGGCATCTTCCCGGCCGAGGCCCGGGCGCACCACGATCGGTATCTTCCGTTTCTTCTCGACGGTGTCGCAGGGATTCCGGCGCTGAACCAGGGTGACGGCATTCACCCGAATGCCACCGGTTCCCGCCGCGTCGCAGAGAATGTCTGGCAGTTGCTCGAGCCGATCCTCGACTCTCTCCATCGGATGCGTCATGACAGTCTTTGA
- a CDS encoding AI-2E family transporter produces the protein MTVFDSKHQRAAWLVAILGVVLVIALLPYASGLLGAPVLYVVFAKLHKRIARWTRSRALAAIAVILIALVSVILPLVWLVTLLVGQAHGALDAMLHSTTLQRLDALRIGNYDVGPQLKNVSEQAVSFLGSNAFALLGTAARTVLSLVFTFFGLYYLLMDPDGAWHGLRPYIPFSDENVEILKVRFEEVTKSTIIGSGLSALLQGTLMCVAFIVVGLANPVFWGAVVVVAAILPVIGSALVWIPAALVLFAKARPGAAVGLIIWCAATGSGVDHIFRPWVSGRYAEIHPFIILIGAIAGVSYLGIIGLLIGPLALSYFFELLKMYRKEYLPNSRH, from the coding sequence ATGACAGTCTTTGATTCCAAGCACCAGCGCGCGGCGTGGCTGGTCGCGATTCTTGGCGTCGTGCTGGTCATCGCGCTGCTGCCGTACGCGTCCGGCCTGCTCGGGGCGCCGGTGCTGTACGTCGTCTTTGCCAAGCTGCACAAACGGATCGCACGATGGACGCGGAGCCGCGCGCTGGCGGCGATTGCGGTGATCCTGATCGCACTGGTGAGCGTGATTCTGCCGCTGGTGTGGCTGGTGACGCTGCTGGTGGGCCAGGCCCATGGCGCGCTGGATGCAATGCTGCACTCGACCACGCTGCAGCGCCTCGATGCGCTCAGGATCGGCAACTACGACGTCGGGCCGCAGCTCAAGAATGTCAGCGAACAGGCGGTCTCGTTTCTCGGAAGCAACGCCTTCGCACTGCTGGGAACGGCGGCCCGAACGGTGCTCTCGCTGGTGTTCACCTTCTTCGGCCTCTACTACCTGCTGATGGATCCCGACGGCGCGTGGCACGGCTTGCGGCCCTACATCCCGTTCTCCGACGAGAACGTCGAGATCCTGAAGGTTCGATTCGAAGAGGTCACCAAGTCGACGATCATCGGAAGCGGCCTGTCGGCGCTGCTGCAGGGAACGCTGATGTGCGTTGCGTTCATTGTCGTCGGGCTTGCCAATCCGGTCTTCTGGGGCGCGGTCGTGGTCGTGGCGGCGATTCTGCCGGTGATCGGCAGCGCGCTCGTCTGGATTCCCGCTGCGCTGGTGCTCTTCGCCAAGGCGCGGCCGGGCGCGGCGGTCGGCCTGATCATCTGGTGCGCGGCGACCGGATCCGGCGTCGACCACATCTTCCGTCCATGGGTATCCGGCCGGTATGCCGAGATTCATCCGTTCATCATCCTGATCGGCGCGATTGCGGGCGTGAGCTATCTCGGGATCATCGGGCTCCTGATCGGACCACTGGCGCTCTCGTACTTCTTCGAGCTGCTGAAGATGTATCGCAAGGAATATCTGCCGAACTCGCGGCACTGA
- a CDS encoding OmpA family protein: MRRVAWVVLGSLAMAGPLAAQGNGIGKGTWELGGFARATDYPDVYKVEGGFGDHLGGGGRIGFFFAHNWAIEADLSRNETDLSHGQANVPSTQGPLAYLQRLVYWPAHLQLVYNAPIGSHVSWMIGAGGNHTTLAAGIDQKDFGFGGMTGLRFGLSRHWDIRAEGTIDVLPSGFDDKSNTYLGAQLGLSLMLGGHNCNHNNDAISIMPTSASLTPGQTQSFTATATYCGNPDEVTYHLTGVGTLDTLTGLYTAGAVGSAQVTAHSRKGKMTSTATIQVAAPAPPPPPPPPPPPPPPPPPPPPPPAPARYTFDLQMVHFRFDHADLTKGGQDTVSEIAETLKAHSEVNVDVVGHTDWIGTEAYNMKLSRARAETVRRLLIKDGVTDSRITVKWRGKDEPIADNKTKDGRAMNRRVEVKQNN; the protein is encoded by the coding sequence ATGCGTCGCGTTGCGTGGGTTGTGTTGGGGTCGCTGGCGATGGCGGGGCCGCTGGCGGCACAGGGAAACGGCATCGGCAAGGGAACGTGGGAGCTGGGCGGATTCGCCCGGGCCACCGATTACCCCGATGTCTACAAGGTTGAAGGCGGGTTCGGCGATCATCTCGGCGGCGGTGGGCGCATCGGCTTTTTCTTCGCCCATAATTGGGCCATTGAAGCCGACCTGTCGAGGAACGAGACCGATCTCTCCCACGGACAGGCGAATGTTCCGTCCACGCAGGGCCCACTGGCGTACCTGCAGCGCCTGGTCTACTGGCCCGCGCATCTCCAGCTCGTCTACAACGCACCGATCGGAAGTCACGTCAGCTGGATGATCGGCGCCGGTGGCAACCACACCACGTTGGCGGCTGGGATCGACCAGAAGGACTTCGGCTTCGGCGGAATGACCGGCCTGCGCTTCGGGCTCAGTCGGCACTGGGACATCCGCGCCGAGGGAACCATCGACGTCCTTCCCAGCGGATTCGATGACAAGAGCAACACGTACCTCGGAGCGCAGCTGGGCCTCTCCCTGATGCTCGGTGGCCACAACTGCAATCACAACAACGACGCCATCAGCATCATGCCGACGTCGGCGTCGCTCACACCAGGCCAGACGCAATCGTTCACCGCGACGGCGACCTATTGCGGCAATCCCGACGAGGTCACGTATCACCTGACCGGCGTTGGCACGCTCGACACGCTCACCGGCCTCTACACTGCCGGTGCCGTGGGGAGCGCGCAGGTCACGGCGCACAGCCGCAAGGGGAAGATGACGTCGACCGCAACCATCCAGGTTGCTGCGCCGGCGCCACCACCGCCCCCGCCGCCACCGCCGCCGCCACCCCCGCCGCCGCCGCCCCCACCGCCGCCGCCAGCACCGGCACGGTACACGTTCGATCTGCAGATGGTCCACTTCCGCTTCGACCACGCGGATCTGACCAAGGGTGGCCAGGACACGGTATCGGAGATCGCCGAGACGTTGAAGGCGCATTCCGAGGTGAACGTCGACGTCGTCGGCCACACCGACTGGATCGGAACCGAGGCGTACAACATGAAGCTCTCGCGCGCTCGTGCCGAGACGGTCCGCCGCCTGCTGATCAAGGACGGCGTCACCGATTCACGGATCACCGTGAAGTGGCGTGGCAAGGATGAGCCGATTGCCGACAACAAGACCAAGGACGGCCGGGCAATGAATCGCCGCGTCGAGGTCAAGCAGAACAACTGA
- a CDS encoding IS1595 family transposase, with amino-acid sequence MTNAPKIANDKSPLVASLPLACADEDAAVAFIEEQRWGGEPVCPHCGTVNEARQIVGKDGQRGPRYLWRCTACKKQFTVRIGSIFGDSKIPLRHWCYAFWAACASKKGVSALQIRRQTGLSYKSALFLMHRIRFAMTPDYGPQAKLSGVVEADETYVGGSPRQMSRAEKRAARIEAYAKGAKRLPRRTGKSKVPVVAVVQRDGEVRASVMPVVTAANIKTMLVENVDLGSTLMTDESPLYTKVGSPFANHETVNHSSHEYARGDAHSNSVESFFSRLKRQMYGTHHAVSPRHLHRYVAEVAFKHNTRKMEDGERTLAAIKGAVGKKLDNRSSAAL; translated from the coding sequence ATGACAAACGCGCCGAAGATCGCCAACGACAAGAGCCCGCTGGTTGCCTCCCTTCCACTGGCCTGTGCCGACGAAGACGCCGCGGTGGCGTTCATCGAAGAGCAGCGGTGGGGTGGGGAGCCGGTTTGCCCGCACTGTGGGACGGTGAACGAAGCCCGGCAGATCGTTGGCAAGGACGGCCAGCGCGGACCGCGCTATCTGTGGCGCTGCACGGCCTGTAAGAAGCAGTTCACCGTCCGGATCGGGTCGATCTTCGGGGACAGCAAGATTCCCCTTCGCCATTGGTGCTACGCCTTCTGGGCGGCCTGTGCGTCGAAGAAGGGCGTCTCGGCGCTCCAGATTCGCCGCCAGACCGGCCTCAGCTACAAGTCGGCCCTGTTCCTCATGCACCGGATTCGGTTCGCCATGACGCCGGATTACGGCCCACAGGCGAAGCTGTCCGGGGTCGTGGAAGCCGACGAGACGTATGTGGGCGGGTCGCCGCGCCAGATGAGCCGGGCCGAGAAGCGTGCCGCCCGGATCGAAGCCTACGCGAAGGGCGCCAAGCGCCTCCCGCGCCGCACCGGCAAGAGCAAAGTCCCGGTGGTGGCGGTGGTGCAGCGGGACGGCGAAGTCCGGGCCTCGGTCATGCCGGTGGTGACCGCCGCCAACATCAAGACAATGCTGGTCGAAAACGTCGACCTGGGTTCCACCTTGATGACGGACGAAAGCCCGCTCTACACCAAGGTCGGGTCACCATTCGCCAACCACGAAACGGTGAACCATTCCTCGCATGAGTACGCCCGGGGTGACGCGCACAGCAACAGCGTGGAGTCCTTCTTCTCGCGGTTGAAGCGCCAGATGTACGGGACGCACCACGCGGTCAGCCCGCGCCACCTGCACCGTTACGTCGCGGAAGTGGCGTTCAAGCACAATACCCGGAAGATGGAAGACGGGGAGCGGACACTGGCAGCGATCAAAGGAGCAGTTGGGAAGAAGCTCGACAACCGGAGCAGCGCGGCGCTATGA
- a CDS encoding type II toxin-antitoxin system MqsR family toxin, with translation MLPFRGMGDGWKDPNHPLARVKELARAGRIDPTGRATIDALMMKMDTEDMQECLEKLCEADYYITKDSEEKPGLIQHYYRCCFRGKWLLVKLRVNDQARVELISFHKGKPR, from the coding sequence GTGCTACCGTTCCGCGGCATGGGGGACGGATGGAAGGATCCGAATCACCCGTTGGCGAGGGTGAAGGAACTGGCACGCGCCGGGCGAATCGACCCGACCGGGCGAGCAACCATCGACGCGCTCATGATGAAGATGGATACGGAGGACATGCAGGAATGCTTGGAGAAGCTATGCGAGGCCGACTACTACATCACCAAGGATTCCGAGGAAAAGCCGGGACTGATACAGCACTATTATCGCTGCTGCTTTCGGGGAAAGTGGTTGCTGGTCAAGTTGCGCGTCAACGACCAGGCGCGTGTTGAGCTCATTTCATTCCACAAAGGGAAGCCACGGTGA
- a CDS encoding type II toxin-antitoxin system MqsA family antitoxin, producing MNDQNDVTACPECGKPVRRIRGSRAIAIGRRTVNVDGEYRYCDACGETVYTLEEATELQRQVATQIREQLGLLMPEAITEIREDLGLSKAAFERLLGVGPKTVTRWERGTVFQNRATDTLLRLIANVPGTAEFLAALHGVKLPQKAHNQMSFQRTFGPSMYFDGAAAYAGVAMATGPSRTIHDTGPPERGRPPSSAVWS from the coding sequence GTGAACGATCAGAATGACGTCACAGCATGCCCAGAGTGCGGCAAGCCTGTTCGACGCATTCGGGGGTCGCGTGCGATCGCAATCGGTCGTCGAACGGTGAACGTTGACGGCGAATACAGGTATTGCGATGCGTGCGGGGAAACGGTGTACACGCTGGAGGAAGCGACTGAGCTACAGCGACAGGTCGCCACGCAGATCCGGGAACAGCTTGGTTTGCTGATGCCGGAAGCCATCACCGAAATCCGCGAGGATCTCGGGCTATCGAAGGCTGCGTTCGAACGACTGCTGGGAGTTGGTCCTAAGACGGTGACACGGTGGGAACGCGGAACCGTCTTTCAGAACCGAGCGACCGACACCTTGCTGCGGTTAATCGCAAATGTGCCGGGGACTGCTGAGTTCCTCGCAGCGTTGCATGGCGTAAAGCTGCCGCAGAAGGCGCACAATCAGATGTCGTTCCAGCGGACGTTCGGGCCGTCGATGTACTTCGACGGTGCGGCCGCGTACGCCGGTGTAGCGATGGCAACGGGGCCGAGTCGCACGATCCACGATACCGGACCGCCGGAACGAGGGAGGCCCCCATCCTCCGCCGTCTGGAGCTAG
- a CDS encoding protein-export chaperone SecB codes for MTEPTIAQSGYVLNRVYFPHLRFEGVSNPDEIKQGPSTPIGLTWNWRIIGDRAFEVMVNVKTEPITARPERVDVLAIGRFELQGPPPGLALPRFVRVGAVSLIYPYAREAITNLTARGAFGPLFLDPVNLTTLDNFDMSLTIAAQQLRENPALGAAFGDVRALTAPPSQQLPLPEAQ; via the coding sequence ATGACTGAACCGACAATCGCACAGAGTGGCTACGTCCTCAACCGCGTCTATTTCCCGCATCTTCGATTTGAAGGTGTGTCGAATCCCGATGAGATCAAGCAAGGCCCCAGCACGCCCATTGGCCTCACTTGGAATTGGCGTATCATCGGCGACCGGGCATTTGAGGTCATGGTCAACGTGAAGACAGAGCCGATCACGGCGAGACCGGAGCGTGTCGACGTTCTCGCGATCGGTCGCTTTGAACTACAGGGGCCGCCTCCCGGCCTCGCTCTCCCGCGTTTTGTTCGGGTGGGCGCCGTGTCGCTCATCTACCCGTATGCACGCGAGGCAATTACAAACCTGACCGCGCGAGGTGCGTTCGGTCCGTTGTTCCTCGATCCCGTCAACCTGACGACGCTCGACAATTTTGATATGTCGCTCACGATCGCCGCTCAGCAATTGCGAGAGAATCCCGCGCTAGGCGCGGCATTTGGCGATGTGCGTGCACTGACCGCCCCGCCCTCGCAACAGCTTCCTCTCCCGGAGGCACAGTGA